The DNA region GATTTTGGCTACAAATGAAGATTCTTGCGTGTAGTTTCATCTGGTATATATGGTTTGGAAGCATGTATGACTTTGCGGCACGAAAATTCTTATATATGGAATTGACAAACTTATTCCTTAATTTCCTCTATGCTTCAACCCTCCACCACTTGTGCTATGTATCAACACTCTTATCACGGCTAAATAAATCAAAGCCAAAGGAATAATTTGACCGGGAAAGTCTGGCATATGCATGAGATACTTAAGAAGTGTTGTTTCAAACGATTATTTAAAAGTCTTTTGCTATTAATGAAGATCGTAACCTGTAGGTTTGTGGAAAGCAATGGAACCACAATTCAAAGACACGGGATCAGACGCAAGACGTCAAACAGTCTCAAAAATCAATACATACACCTttcaaataaagatttttttttttttcttttctaatcttTCAAATCAAGATCATTGTTTGTAGTTTCCACTTtggtagaataaaaataaataaataaacacaaaggATTTATGGGACGCAAATGGCTACATCTTGCTCTTATTCTTAGTACGtaatattttcaatacaaaggcttatatttataggagaattagAATAAGTGAAAGTAATAGTATGACATTACCAAAAAGCTAGgaaattacaatcaaatcttgCAATCCAGACCTTTTAGACAGTATATTGATCCAATTCAGGATGAAGATGCGTCAACCCAGTCCAGTCCATTCTTCTTGGATCGGaaactactaaaataatgattaaatgattaaatttatcgcttcctataagcttaagcttttgggataatggatgatttaatatggtatcaaagccaaatgtCTTGAAATCGAACATTAATTCCGTCAATTCaactccatttaaattaaatatttcacgtgttgggtctTACTTATTAAAAGATAGTCTGAGCCCACAAgtgaagaaaaatgttaaaataatgatctGGTGATTTAACAGAAACTGTCtcaacaaaaaagaaggaagaagttactatactttttaaaaaaaatattattttcacgAGTAATAATGCAGCGAAATTCATTCCATCTCACTTGCCCCGTGGTGGGCTTTTTCGTTTTCGAGAATGAAAGACCATAGAAGCAATCAAATTGCATTCCAGAGAAAGGCATTCTACTCTGTTTTCACATTTCTTGAAGAATTTTTTGTTGTCTCTCCTTTTAAAAGCTAAAAGCTAAAGTTGTGCTTGTTATGCCCCAATCCCCAACTGCACATTTTTTACAACTTGATGTNNNNNNNNNNNNNNNNNNNNNNNNNNNNNNNNNNNNNNNNNNNNNNNNNNNNNNNNNNNNNNNNNNNNNNNNNNNNNNNNNNNNNNNNNNNNNNNNNNNNATATATATTTACCATTGGGATCGCAGCTATATAGACAAGGTGTCacttattataaataataaaaagatgtaaaaaaatcaaatatatatttacatataaaggaatatatatatatatatattctttaagtTTTCATATCATTTGGATTTAgtcattgaatttttaatttcaataatttgatTCTTAAGTTTTgtccaaatttaaaatatgttcCTATATCACTTTACTGTTAAAATTAACAGTTTATCGTCTACTACAAATGTTTCATTTAACACTCAACAATATTCATCTCAACAGTTTAATGCAACGTCACGTCAATGAAACTAAAATCTTTTGTTACTGTAGGTTTGCTCTTTAGGTTATGATCATGTTTTGTATTTCTCTAAGTTTAAGTGTTCGTcgaatgttttttgttttgctatGAATGACTTAGAGCTTTTTGACTTGGCATTGCACGGGGTGTTCATGATGTGTCAAATGAGACATAGATGACAAACCGTTAACTTTGATGATAAAGTGACAATGAACCTACTTTAAACTTCAACAGTACCTAAAGAATGTATGTATTATTGACACCGGCGGAGGGAGGGGGGTTGAGAGGGGTCTCCCCTCaacctctaaattttttttatatacttgGTAGAAAATCTCTTGGATGCCCTGTTGCCCACCCTCAGCCGCAGATCAGGGCAATCGACACCCACTCATAAAACACATGGGGCAACGACTCGAGCAGTGTTGGGATATTGCGAAATTTTTCTGCAACAGAATCTGTGTTCAAGGCTTCTTCTAGGTTAAGGTAATTAGATGAAAAGGGGTAGAAGACGATGACAAACTCTCCCTATACTAACCGCACCGTTTAAATAATTTGCCATTGGACTATTTGGGGACCACTGTAGCTTCTTTCTTTGAACAAGTCAATTGGTCAATGGGCTTAACACGTCAATGGACTACTAGCTTCTTTCTTTTAACACGTCAGTGGGCCCATACATTTGGctgattaaagaaaaaaaaaaaaaccctaagtaTAGTTCTCAATCAATAATCTcaactttaaaaacaaaagcaagtATACATTTACATTGAAAAGCAAAATTGTGAATTGCGATTTAGACTTATGCAAAATTCTAAAGTACTCGTTCTTTCactttgccattttttttttcttaaagccTTCAATAATTTAGACcaattgcttttaaaaaatttaggtaTGTGATCAAACTTTAATATTGATTAAACTTTTATTTCGattattcaattaaattaatttcatgtgaatatatatttgttgttaCATGTGTTTAACTGTATGAATATAATTGAAGTTATTTGAGATTATGAAGAACACCAATGATTCCAATAAGTTTCAATCAAATTATAAACAAGCTTGTGTAGAGGTAGATTTAGTAAATTTGTGAATAGAttattgcttaagaaaaaaaaaatctaaaatagaGACTATATTTGAAGGGCATATCtacataaaaaagtaaaaaccttGTTAACCAATTATGAAGACTAGTAGAGGGCAACCAAACAGATAATATCATAGGCATAACGAAATAAATTGTatgttacatttatatgttttaaataataattaaattttattgaattatttatttatttcagtagttatattttttaattaaattttgttcagttttaattttttatatatgtgtgtgtgtgtgacatTTGTACGTGGGGACAATGTGAGGTGGACGGTATAACGACACCACTAGCCGTGGGACGTTTCAAGCATCGGTGAAAGGAAAACGTTTTGTCAAGTCATACTCATGAAACGTTCTACACGCAAGAATCTTAATTTGTAGccaaaatcaaaagataatGAACTTGAATACTTTTCAAtgaaattgttagaatatatggaaatgGGCAAAGTTGGGGTTACCATCTTAGGTTTTGCTAGTGGGGCAAAACTATCAGTTGACTTGTCGTTTTGGCAGAGTTGACGCGACCATATATACTTACCATTTGGGCAAAGTTGAAGATGAGAGCTATATATACAAGGTGTAGCTTTAGGACTACGTACTTCATAACCATTTTTCTTCCTGGTTTGGCATATCAAACAAGAAGCATGCCATATTTAAAGCCTTTTCATCTCCTCTTCACCTTGTTTCTTTTTCGTATTTTTTCCACGAATCATGCATGCAACCAAATAGACCATGACTCTCTATTATCCTTAGCCTTCAACTGTATGTCTTCTCCTCTACTAAATTGGTCTTCCATTGATTGTTGTAAGTGGGAGGGCATTTCTTGTGATCATAAACGTCAAGTCACCCATATTTGGTTACCTTCTAAAGGCCTTAGTGGGAGTATATCTCCCTCTCTTGGAAACCTCACACATCTCTCCCACCTCAATCTATCCCACAATTCACTTTCGGGTCCTCTCCCTCAAGGATTATTTTTGTACTTGAGTCAACTCAAGGTACTTGATTTGAGCTACAACAATCTATTTGGCGATACTTCTGGTTGGCCTTCCTCCATTCAAATTGTTGACATATCTAGCAATCAATTCACCGAAACAATCCAATCATCATTCCTTCAAAGAGCATGGAGATTGACCGACCTCAATGTCAGCAACAATAGTCTCACAGGCCCTATTCCTTCATTTCCTTGCATCAATTCTTCCTTGGTAAGGCTCCTCGACTTCTCCCATAATCATCATAGTGGCCATATTCCTAGTGGACTAGGGGCATGTTCCAAACTCAAGGTTTTCCGGGCAGGTTTTAATTCTCTCTCTGGATTTCTTCCTCATGATATATACAATGCAATGGAGTTGGAAGAAATCTCTTTGCCTTCCAATGATCTTTTTGGACCCATTAGTGGTGGCATTGTGAACCTTTCCAAACTCACTTACCTTGAGTTATATCGCAATAAATTGAGTGGCAAGCTCCCAGTGGATATCGGGAAGCTCTCCAAATTAAAGCATCTACTCCTTAATGGGAACTCCTTAAATGGTTCTTTGCCCCTATCTTTGGCGAATTGCACAAATCTCATAAAATTGATCTTACGATCCAATTGTCTTGAAGGAAACATCTCTACCTTTAATTTCTCAAGTCTTCATCAACTTACTGTAATTGACCTTATGGCTAATAATTTCTCTGGTAACTTCCCAGTAAGCCTTTACTCATGCAAGTCCTTGACCGCAATCCGTCTAGCCCTAAACCAACTCGAGGGACAAATCCAACCTGAGGTGCTTCaattaaaattcttatctttCCTTTCACTTTGTAGCAACAGATTAACCAATATCACATACGCAATCAAGATTTTGATGCGTTGCAAGGCACTCAGTGTACTCTTCCTTGGACAGAATTTTCTACACGAAGCAATGCCAAGTGATGACAATATAGTTGATTCTGATGGATTTGAAAATCTTCGAATGTTTAGTCTTACTGAGTGCCAACTAACTGGTCAACTACCTATATGGCTCTCTAGGCTTAAGAAGCTAGAAGTCTTGAAACTAGATTCCAATCGTATCACAGGTTCAATTCCTAATTGGTTGTCGACTCTTCCAAGGGTCTTCTATTTAGACTTATCTCAAAACCTCATTTCAGGTGAATTTCCAAAGGAATTTTGTGGATTGCAAACATTAGTGTCACCAAAGGCTCTAGTAGACAAAAATCCTTGGGATTTACCAATATTTGATCCCCTCGGTACTTCTAAacagcacaattttttttcaagcctGCAACCAACTATTTCAGTTGCAAACAATAATCTTAGCAGCAACATCCCAGTTGAGATCAGTTGTTTGAAGCTTCTTTCTATGCTGAATTTCAGTCAGAACAACTTCTCAGGCAACATTCCAGACGAAATTTCAGAGCTCACAAACTTGGAAGCATTAGACCTCTCTGGAAATCGGTTGTTTGGCAAAATTCCAACATCACTGAGTAGTCTACATTTCTTGCATGACTTTAGTGTTGCAAACAACAATTTGCATGGACCAATACCATTAGGCACTCAGCTCCAAAGCTTTGATGCCTCTGCATATGAGGGTAACCCTGGACTTTGTGGCCCCCCTCTACCA from Corylus avellana chromosome ca10, CavTom2PMs-1.0 includes:
- the LOC132163763 gene encoding receptor-like protein 2; the protein is MPYLKPFHLLFTLFLFRIFSTNHACNQIDHDSLLSLAFNCMSSPLLNWSSIDCCKWEGISCDHKRQVTHIWLPSKGLSGSISPSLGNLTHLSHLNLSHNSLSGPLPQGLFLYLSQLKVLDLSYNNLFGDTSGWPSSIQIVDISSNQFTETIQSSFLQRAWRLTDLNVSNNSLTGPIPSFPCINSSLVRLLDFSHNHHSGHIPSGLGACSKLKVFRAGFNSLSGFLPHDIYNAMELEEISLPSNDLFGPISGGIVNLSKLTYLELYRNKLSGKLPVDIGKLSKLKHLLLNGNSLNGSLPLSLANCTNLIKLILRSNCLEGNISTFNFSSLHQLTVIDLMANNFSGNFPVSLYSCKSLTAIRLALNQLEGQIQPEVLQLKFLSFLSLCSNRLTNITYAIKILMRCKALSVLFLGQNFLHEAMPSDDNIVDSDGFENLRMFSLTECQLTDNNLHGPIPLGTQLQSFDASAYEGNPGLCGPPLPHDCDHIVSNKEDIQDEDDGPKIPWFPINVVLGFITGFWGVCGSLFLNYKWRVAYFQFMDNLKDSLNTPASSSSLSCFSKFEQISSSNSRPSAL